A part of Allochromatium vinosum DSM 180 genomic DNA contains:
- a CDS encoding YbaK/EbsC family protein, with amino-acid sequence MRVLRAAGVPFEGHPYTYVEGGGTAQFAREFGVDKHLVIKTLVMEDEHRQPLLALMHGDCQVSTQALARAIGVKRVTPCDPKVADKHSGYQVGGTSPFGTRRAMPVCCACSSRPWSAWPSDARKPWRHRRPG; translated from the coding sequence GTGCGCGTGCTGCGCGCCGCCGGTGTGCCTTTCGAGGGCCACCCCTACACCTATGTCGAGGGCGGCGGCACGGCCCAGTTCGCGCGTGAGTTCGGGGTCGACAAACACCTCGTCATCAAGACCCTGGTCATGGAGGACGAGCACCGCCAACCCCTGCTGGCCCTCATGCACGGCGACTGCCAAGTCTCGACCCAGGCGCTCGCCCGTGCCATCGGCGTCAAGCGGGTCACGCCCTGCGATCCCAAGGTTGCCGACAAGCATTCGGGCTATCAGGTCGGCGGCACCTCGCCGTTCGGCACCCGTCGCGCCATGCCGGTCTGCTGCGCGTGCTCCAGCCGCCCCTGGTCAGCATGGCCGTCTGACGCTCGCAAGCCCTGGAGACACCGGAGACCCGGATGA